The following is a genomic window from Citrifermentans bemidjiense Bem.
GCAGGACCGCAGGTAACCCTTAGCTTCACCGACAACGCCCTGACCGAGATCGGCTTTGTGGTCGAGCGCTCCGACAACGGCGGCGCCTTCGTCCAGATCGCCAAACTTGCGGCACGCGCCAACACCGGCGCCGTGACCTATGTCGACAAAACCGTGGCAGCCGCAGCAACCGACACCACCTACGTCTACCGCGTGGCGGCCATCAACGCCGCCGGCCTCTCCGGCTACGCGGTGACCGCACCGCTGCTCCTTCCGGCCCTGCCCGCCGCACCGGCAGGTCTCACCGCAGTAAACGGCCCCAACGGCACCGGCAACAACAGGACCGTGATCCTGAATTGGCAGGATCTTTCCAGCAACGAGACCGGCTTCTCCGTTCAGCGCGCCACCAACGCCACCTTCACCACCGGCGTGAGCAACACCACGGTGGGGGCAGGGGTGACCACGCTGACCCAGGCCGGCCTGGCACGGAACACCAACTACTATTACAGGGTCCGCGCCAACAACGGGAGCATCGTCTCTTCCGCATGGGTAGCCGCAACTCCTTCGCCCATACTGACCAACCCGTAACCTCAACCCAAGCCCCGGGAGGACGAGTTTCCTCCCGGGCAACTCTCCAGGCAAAAAGAAGAGGCCCCCCGGCTGTAGCCGGAGGGCCTCTTCTTTTTGTTGCCGCTCAAATGGCGATGAGTTCGAGAAATACCAGCAGGTCTATCTCGCCGTGGCGACCGCAGGGTTCAGGTCGCACCCGGTCTCGATGGGGAGGCTAGCATCCTTGGACCAGCCGATCCAGGAGCTGTCGTAGTTGTGCAGCTTGTTCAGCGGGTAGCCAAGCAGGTAAAAGGTGAACATCGCCTGGGTGGAGCGCACTCCAGACTGGCAGAAGAAATACTGATCTTTCTTGCCGTCCACACCCAGCTTTTTCAAAATCGCCTGCGCCTCGGCCGCAGTGAGCCACTCGCCTGCGTTCTCCTTCTTCTTGAAGATCGCCCAGTCGCTATGCTTGCCCCAGGGGATGCGCCCTTTCCGGTAAGCCCCTTTCTTCAACTCCTCGCCGCAGTACTCCTTGCGGTCGCGGTTATCCCAGAGTTGTCCCTTGGCCGGGTCTTTCAGCGCGAGGATCTCCGGGGTCTCCACCCTGCTGCGCGGCAGGGCGACCTTGGCCACGAAGGCCCCGGCCCTGGCTGCATCCGGCGCCAGGATCGCCGTGTCGTAACCGGCGTCCTTCCAGGCCTTGATCCCGCCGTCAAGCACCCTCACGTCACCTTTGCCGTAGTACAGGAAGGCCCACCAGAGGCGCGTCGCGTCGTACTTGGTGTCGTAGACTACGACCTTGGAATCCTTGTTGATGCCGAGCTCCTGCGCCAGCTTGGTGAAACCTGCTGCGTCGATCAGGTTGCCCGTCACCCCGTTTTGCGTCGCCGCGGGGGCCTCGTAGGCAGGGCGGTCCACCTGGAACGATCCAGGTATGTGGCCGAGGCGGTATTCGACGTCATTCTCCGCCGCGATGATCACCAGTTTCTTGTCCTTCGCGTCGATGAGCTGCTTCAGCTCCTTTGCCGTGATCAGGGCGGAGCCGCGCGCATATCCCTTGTATCCCTGCTGTTGTTTCGCCCAGGACGTCCCCGCCAGGCTGATTATCAGCGCCAGAACGGAAAGGAGCCGTACCAGATGTTTGCCTGCCATTGCCTACCTCCATGCTAAAGTTACGTAAAAGTTGGTAGGCGGTTTATACTATTGAAATGGTCAACTTGGCAAGAGCTTTTTAAACTGTTTTGGTAGGGTTTAGTGTCCGGGCCTTTTTGACCGAAAAAGATAGGAATCAGAAGCCGTCTGATGCGGAGACGGAGAATCGTAGAGGAGAAAAAAAAGTGCCAGCTGCGGATCGCAACTGGCACTTTCGTGTCTATTATCCTTCTGGTTTTCTGGCTGTTTATTCGACGGTGACGCTTTTCGCCAGGTTTCTCGGCTGGTCGACGTCGGTCCCCTTGAGGACCGCTACGTGGTAAGCCAGAAGCTGCATGGGGATGGAGAGGATCAACGGGCTTACGTTGCAGCCGTCTTCGGGAATCTCCAGCGCCACCTCGACCTTGTCTTTTACTTCCTGGTCACCCTCGCTGCAGACGGCGATGACGCGACCGCCGCGGGCGATGACTTCTTCCATATTGGAAAAGACCTTGTCGTAGTTGGGACCCTTGGGGACCAGCACTACTACGGGCATGTGCTCGTCGATGAGCGCGATGGGACCGTGCTTCATCTCGCCGGCGGCGTACCCCTCGGCGTGGATGTAGGAGATCTCCTTCAATTTCAGCGCGCCTTCTAGGGCGATGGGGTAGTTCATGCCGCGCCCCAGATAGAGGAAGTCGCGCGCCTGCAGGTAGTTCCTGGCAACCTTCTCGACCTGCTCGTTCAGCTTCAGCGCCTCTTCCATCAGGGCCGGAACCCGGACCACGGCGGCGATGAGATCCCTCCCCTCTTCCAGGCTCATGACCTCGCGGGAGCGACCGAGACGGATGGTGAAGAGGTAGAGGGCGATCAGCTGGGTTACGAAGGCCTTGGTGGAGGCGACGCCGATCTCAGGACCGGCGTGGGTGTAGATGACGCCGTCGGCCTCGCGGGCGATGGAGGAGTCGACCACGTTGCAGATGGCGACGCACTTGCCGCCGCGGCGTTTGGACTCGCGCATGGCGGCCAGGGTGTCGGCGGTCTCGCCGGACTGGGAGATCAGCATCACCAGGGTATTTTCGTCGACGACGGGGTTTCTGTAGCGGAACTCGGAGGCGATGTCGACTTCGACCGGGACCCGGCAGTGCTCTTCGATCAGGAACTTGCCGACGAGTGCGGCGTGCCACGAGGTGCCGCAGGCGATGATGCAGATGCGGTTGATCCCTTTGAGTGCTGCGTCATTGAGGGAGAGGTCTTCGAGATAGACGTCACCTTGCTCTTCCCTAAGCCTCCCGGCGATGGTGTCCCTCACGGCGCGGGGCTGCTCGAAGATCTCCTTGAGCATGAAATGTTTGTAGCCGCCCTTCTCGGCCATGTGCGCGGACCAGTCGATGTGGCGCGGCACCTTGTTGAGCACGCCCCCTGCGACGTTGCTGAAGGTGGCACTCCCCCCCTTGAAGACGACCATCTCGCCGTCTTCCATGAAGATCATGGAGCGGGTGTGGGAAAGGATGGCCGGGATGTCGGAGGCGACGTAGAACTCGCCGTCGCCGATCCCCACTACCATCGGGGAGCCGAGCTTGGCGGCGATCATCTCGTCGGGGTCGTTCTCGCTCACGATGCAGATGGCGTAGGCCCCTTTCAATACGGCCAGGGCCTCGCGCACTGCCTGCTCGAAACTGTCGCAACTCTTCAGGCGCTGGTCGATCAGGTGGGAGATTACTTCGGTGTCGGTCTCGCTCTTGAATACGTGCCCCTGCCCTTTCAGCTCCTCGCGCAGCTGCAGGTAGTTCTCGATGATGCCGTTATGCACCACCACGATGGGGCCCGCCTGGTGCGGGTGTGCGTTGATTTCGGAGGGGCGGCCGTGGGTGGCCCAGCGGGTGTGGCCTATGCCGACGGTCCCGGTCACCGGGCTCGCCGCCAGGAGCTTTTCCAGGTTGGAGAGCTTCCCTTCGCTGCGCCTGATGCTTGCCTTGCCGTCGCTGATGGTGCAGATGCCGGCGGAATCGTAACCGCGGTATTCCAGTCTCCTCAGCCCTTCAATGATGATCGAGGTGGCTTCCTGCCTCCCGGTGAATCCTACGATGCCGCACATTTTGACTCCGTGTTTCGCTAATTAAGTTCGCGGTCTGCCGCCAAAGACGTTACAGATTACCATCTTGGGCAGGGTAGTTACAGTTTTATTTTTTCCTCAGCATATACCCTTCCTTGTTCACCTGGGGCGAGCGGGCGATGGCGAGCGAGTCGGCAGGGATGTCCTTGGTGACGGTGGTCCCGGCCGCGATCAGGGAGTTCCTCCCCACGGTGACCGGCGCCACCAGCTGCACGTCGCTCCCCACGAAGACGCCGTCCTCGATCACGGTCTTGTGCTTTTTCACCCCGTCGTAGTTGCAGGTGATGGTGCCGCAGCCGATGTTCACGTCCCGCCCGATGGTGGCGTCCCCCAGGTAGGTGAGATGGGAGGCCTTGGACCCCTCTCCCATGAAGGTCTTCTTGGTCTCGACGAAGTTGCCGATCTTGACGTGGGCGGAGAGTTCGGTCCCGGCACGCAGGTGCGCCATGGGGCCTATGGCCGCCTCGGGCCCGACCTTGGAGTCCTCCAGCACGCTTCCCGCCTTGACTACGACGTCGTCGGCTATGCTGCAGTTCTGGATGAGCGACCCCTGGCCGATGACGCAGCGCTCGCCGATCACGGTGTTCCCTTCGATGGTGGCTCCCGGGTAGACCACGCTGTCGCGCCCGATGCGGACGCCGCGGTCGATGTAGACCGTCTCGGGATCGATCATGGTGACGCCGGAGAGCATCAGTTCGCGGTTGATCCGTCCCCGAAGCACCCGTGCCGCCTCGGCCATCTGGGCCCGGTCGTTGACGCCGCTGATCTCCCGCGGGTCGGCGACCTTGTAGCTCAGGCAGCTGAGCCCATGCTGTGCCGCCTGCCGCACTACATCGGTGAGATAGTACTCGCCCTGGGCGTTGTCGTTCTTGATGGTGGCTATCGCCTTTTCCAGGAAGGCGCGGTCAATGCAGTAGACCCCGGCGTTCACCTCATCTATCAGGCGCTCCTTTTCAGTCGCGTCCTTCTCCTCGGTGATGGCGCTGACCTTTCCGGTTGCGTCCTTCACGATCCTGCCGTAGCCGAAGGGGTTCCCCAGGGTCGCGGTCATCACGGTGATGCAGGCCTTTGTCTCACGATGCGCCTTGAGCATTCCCGCGAGGCTTTGGGCCTCAAGAAGCGGGGTGTCGCCGCAGAGAATCAGCACCGTGTCCGCGCCGGGGTCGAGCTCGGTCATGGCGCAGCGTACCGCGTGCCCGGTCCCGAGTTGCTCGGACTGCAGGGCGAAGCTCACCTCCCCCCGGCCGGCGAAAAGTTCGCGCACCTTCTCCTGCTGATGGCCGACCACCAGCACGCAGCGCTCCACGCCTGAAGCAAATGCGGCGGCGACGGGCCATTGGATCATCGGCACGCCGGCCACCAGGTGCATCACCTTGACCAAGTCGGACTTCATCCTGGTCCCCATGCCTGCTGCCAGTACGATCGCAGATATCTTGTTACCCATATAGGTCCCCTCCACCACGAAATTGCTCTTTTTTAACAATATTGACCCACCCAGTCAAGCTGTTTCCCCTGGCTGACAGTAGCTACAACCCCCGCTTTTTCTCATTTACACGATTGTAACTTATCGTTATAGTCGGTTTTGGAGGTTTCATGGGGATTCAAGATGATATAGCGCGTTTGGAAGTCGATCTGCGCGAGCTCATCATCAAGTACGAGCAGTACTTCTTCGGCATTGAGAAGAGGGAACCGCTGAGACTCCTTGATACAGTCGAGCGCGCAGTGAGGCGGTACCAGAACGTGAGCATTCCCAACACGAGCCAGAGATTCAAGTACGAGTCGCTGGTATCCACGCTGAGCGTGCACAAGCAGAAGTGGACCCGCACCAACCGCCTCATCGAGGAGGGGAAGTTCCAGCGGGACCGCTTCCGGATGTCGCTGCACCAAAAGGACACCCCCAAAGAACCGACCGTCGCAGCCCCCACCACGAAGAGTACCAACGACTCCCAGCTGGAAAACGTGTACCAGCAGTACATCGACGCCCGCCGGGCCTGCAACCTGCCGGTGGAGAACGTCACCCGTGAAAAAGTCGCCGAGGCGATCAGCCGCCAGAAACCCGCCCTGATGGAAAAGTACCGCTGCAAGGACGTCGACTTCGTCGTCGTCATCGAAGGGGGGAAACCCTCCCTGAAGGCCCGCCCGAAAAATTCATGAACATTACGCTCATAGCCATACATCCGGAGCGCTCGCCGCAGGCGGTGCCGCTTGCCTGCGCCTTTCTCAAGGAGGCACTTCTTGCCGATGCATCTTTGCGCGGGAAGGTAGAGGCCGAGGTCCTGGAATTTTTCCAGGGCGACGACCCGGCGCGCTGCGCCGAAAGCATCGCCCAAGCAAAGCCTCAGTTGGTCGCCTTCTCGGTCTACGTCTGGAGCCGCGAGAGCGCCATCGAGACGGCGCGCGAGCTCCGGTCCCGGGTCCCGGGGGTGGTGATCTGCGCCGGGGGTGCGGAACCCACGGCGAACCCGGCGGGCCTTCTGGAGACCGGCCTCTTCGACTTCCTGGTGCGCGGCGAGGGGGAGGGGTCTTTCCTGCAGGCGGTAAAGCTCCTGGCTCAGGGAGCGATGCCGCAAGGGGTGCCGGGCGTGGTCCTGCCGGGTGAGGCGCCAGGAGCGCTCCCTGCCCCGCTCGACCTGGAACAGATCCCTTCTCCTTACCTTTCCGGACAGCTCGACCCCACCGTCCCCGGCGGCGCCCTCTGGCAGCTCTCCCGCGGCTGCGACTTCGCCTGCGCCTTCTGCTACGACCACAAGGGAAACGGCGGGGTGCGGCGCTTCGCGCTCAAGCGGATCGAGGCGGAGCTGCGACTGTTCGCGCGCCTTCAGGTCCCCCAGGTGTTCGTGCTGGACTCGACCTTCAACAAGGTGCCGCAACGGGCCAAGGAGATCCTGCGCCTGATCAGGAAGCTGGCGCCCGGGGTGCACTTCCACTTCGAGGTGCGCAGCGAGTTCATCGACGCGGAGATGGCCGAGCTCTTCGCCTCCATCACCTGCTCCCTGCAGATCGGCCTGCAAAGCGCGGATCCGGCGGTCTTACGTGGGGTGGGGCGCGGCTTTGACCGCGACGACTTCGTCATGCGCGCTTCCCTTTTAAATCGCACCGGCGCCATCTTCGGCTTCGACCTCATCTACGGCCTTCCCGGCGACAGCCTGAAGCTCTTCCGCTCCTCGCTCGATTTCGCCCTCTCGCTCTACCCGAACCACCTGGACATCTTCCCGCTCGCCGTGCTTCCCGGCACCCGGCTCAACGGCAAGGCGGATGCGCTGGGACTGGAGCACCTGAAGGTCCCCCCCTATACGGTCCTCTCCACCCCGACCTTTTCCGCCAAGGAGCTGAAAGAGGCGTCCGCTCTGGCGGCGGCCTGCGATGTCTTCTACAGCCGCGGCAAGGCGGTGGCCTGGTTCAACGCGGTCGCCTGCTCGCTGAAGCTCTCCCCGAGCGCCTTCCTGGCCGGCTTCGCGCATCTTCTGGGCGAACGGGGGGGAGAAAGGGGAAAAGGAGATCGCGGAAGGGGAGATCTGGGGGCTGCAGCGGCAGTTCCTGACCGCTCTTTTCCAGCAGAAGAAGAAGGCGCGCCTGCTCCCCCTGGCGCTGGACCTCGCCGACTACCACCACTACTATGCTGAGGCGCTGCTCGCGGCGCCGGTCACGCCTGCCCGCAAGCCGCGCAACTCCGAGCTGCTGCAGACGCCTCTCGTTCTCTCCGCGGCCGCCACGCTCGCGAGTTTCAATTACGAGATCCTCGACATCCTGGAAGCGGGCGAGTTTGACCTTGGCGAGTTCGCCGGCTGCTTCGAGGCTGCCGGCTCCTGCGCCATCATCTACCCCGCCCAGGGCGAAGTGGCCACCGAGTCGATATCACCTGAATACTTCGAGCTGCTGCGCTCCTTGGACGGCAAGCGCGGCGCCGGCGACATCTGCAAAAAGCTCGGACTCCCCCTCCCGGACGCGCTTCCCTTCCTTGAGTTCCTGGTCACCGAAGGGGTCGCCTCCTTCAGCCGGTGAAGCGGTCCCCTACCCGACTCCAAAGCCTTCTCATGTTTGTCGACTAACATTATTTCAGTTACAGATTCGATCTTACCTATCTTTTTCTCTCATATCACCGGCAGGTGATCTCATTGCCGGACACGTCCCACTATCCCGTTAAACTTTAATTGATAAGTTCAAACAACCACCTCACAACTCCTTATTTCTCCTTGAGTTTGATGGAATGATAACTCTCTTTAGGTTCCAGTGTATTTGATTCATCTCTTTATCGAGTCTTCCAAGACACCCTTTAGCAGGCGCTGTTAGAGAACCTTGGCAGTAAAGTTGTATCCTCCTTATTAATTGAAGCTTTTTCAGTTGATTTATCGGCCTAACAGTATTACATTAGCCGCCGTTGCGAGCGCCCCACTACATTAAAGCGTTCTAAAGACGCTGCTAAATACAGGAGATTACAATGGTCCACGTCTTCACACGCCTCATCCCTCTGCTACTGCTACTACTGCTAAGCCAGCCGGCGTTCGCCGCCCAGGGGCTGGCGATCGACCCGGCTACCTGCCTCGGCTGCCATGGAGATAAAATCTCCGCAGAGAAGATGGCAGTGTCGGTGCACGGCAAAAACGGCTGCACCAGCTGTCACGTTGAGATCGTCGAGCTCGCCAAGCACATGAAGGGCGAGATCAAGGTCGGCAAAGTCAAGTGCGTCCGCTGCCACAAGAAGGAAGCTGCCGAACATGCTCTCAGCGTCCACGCCGAGAAGGGTGTCCAGTGCGCCGGTTGCCACACCGACATGCACAGCCACACCTCCTGGAACAAGGACAAGCGCCGGGTGCTCGCCAAGTGCGTGCAGTGCCACTCCGACGAGAAGGGCTTCCTCACCTCGGTCCACGGCAAGGGTGTAATCGCCGGGAACCAGGACTCCGCCGCTTGCAACGACTGCCACAACCTGCACGAGATCAAGGCGCTGGGCAACCCGAACTCGCACACCAACCGCGAATTCCACACCAAGGTCTGCCTCCGCTGCCATGCCGATGCCAAGCTGGTCGAGCGCAACCATATCTCCGAAGTGGCCGTCAAGAGCTACATGGAGAGCTACCACGGCAAGAACTACCGCCTCGGCTATCCGGAGAAGGTTGCCGGCTGCGCTGACTGCCACACCGCGCACGGCATCCTCCCGTCCAAGGATCCGAACTCCTCGGTCAACCCGAACAACCTCGTGAAGACCTGCTCCAAGTGCCACGACAAGGCGAAGACGCCGTTCACCAAGTTCTACGCCCACGGCGAGCACAACGACCGTGAGAAGTACCCGATCCTGTTCTACACCTTCATCGCGATGACCGGCCTCTTGGTAGGCACCTTCGCCGTGTTCTGGGTTCACACCCTGCTCTGGATGATCCGCGGCTTCGTCGAGAACCGTGAGAAGGCTGCAGCACTCGAAGAAGGGGTCATCCTGCACCACGTACCCGAAGGGCACAAGCAGTACCGCCGCTTCAAAAGGGTCCATGTCTTCATGCACCTTCTGGTCATCATCTCCTTCCTCGGCCTGTCGCTGACCGGCCTGCCGCTCAAGTTCAGCGACCAGGTATGGGCGAAGTTCCTGATGGACCTCTACGGCGGGGCGCCCAACGCAGCTGCATTCCACAGGGTTTGCGCGGGCATCACCTTCGTCTACTTCTCCATGGCGCTGGCCATGAGCATCCACTTCCTCTTCATCAGGAAGGACATCAAAGGCAACCCGCTGCAGAGGCTCTTCGGACCTGACTCCCTCTGCCCGAACCTGCGCGACATAAGCGATGTCGTCGGCATGGTCCGCTGGTTCTTCTTCAAAGGGCCGAAGCCGGCCTTCGAAAGGTGGACCTACTGGGAGAAATTCGACTTCATCGCGGTCTTCTGGGGTATGTTCGCCATCGGCGGCTCCGGCCTCATGCTCTGGTTCCCCGAGTTCTTCGGCATGTTCCTGCCGGGTTGGGCCTTCAACGTAGCGACCATCATCCACTCGGACGAGGCGCTCCTGGCGACCGGCTTCATCTTCTCGGTCCACTTCTTCAACACCCACGGACGTCCGGAGAAGTTCCCGATGGACTTCGTCATCTTCAACGGCCAGATGTCCAAGCACGAGTTCGTCGAAGAGCGTGGCGATCAGTGGGCACGCTACGAGAAGGAAGGGATCACCGAGAAGTTCGCAGCCAAGAAGTCTTCCGGCATCTTCTACGACTTCTGCCTGAAGGCCTTCGGCTTCACCGCGCTGTTCATCGGCATCACGCTGCTGATGCTGATGGTCTACGCCTTCATGCACCCGCACCACTAAGCGGCTGCTGAAGCAACAACTAAAAAGGGCCTCCCGAATGGGAGGCCCTTTTTTATTTGAACCGCCAACCCCGCTTTTCCGGAAGCGGGGTTTCTTTGTTCTTTACCCGAAGATCCTGTTCTCCTGTTCCTGAACCCTGATGAAGGTGGTCCGCTTGGTGAGCTCCTTAAGGGCTGAGGCGCCTACGTAGGTGCAGGCGGAACGTACCCCCCCCAGGACGTCGCGCACCGTTTCGTCGATGGGGCCGCGGTAGGGGACCTCCACGGTCTTTCCTTCCGAAGCGCGGTAGGAGGCGACGCCGCCTGCGTGCTTGTCCATGGCTGTGGTGGAGCTCATGCCGTAGAAAAGCTTGAACTGCCTCCCCCCGCGTTCAAGGAGCTGCCCCCCGCATTCGTCGTGCCCGGCGAACATCCCCCCTAGCATGACGAAGTCGGCTCCCCCTCCGAACGCCTTGGCGACGTCGCCGGGGCAGGTGCAGCCGCCGTCGGAGATGATCCTCCCCCCTAGACCGTGCGCCGCGTCGGCGCATTCGATCACCGCGGAGAGTTGCGGGTAACCGACTCCCGCCTTGACCCGGGTGGTGCAGACCGAGCCCGGACCTATGCCGACCTTGACGATGTCGGCGCCGGACAAGAGCAGTTCCTCTACCATCTCGCCGGTGACCACGTTCCCCGCCACAATGGTCTTCTCCGCGTACGCCTCCCTCATCTTCGCCACGAACTCAACAAAGCTCTCGGCATAGCCGTTGGCGACGTCGATGCAGATGAATTCGAGCTTGGGGTGTTTTCCCAGGATGGCGGAGACCTTCTCGAAATCGGCCTCGGAGGTTCCGGTGCTTACCATGATGCGGGGGTAGATGTCGTCGTTGCGGCTGGCGAGGTAGGCGTCCCACTCGGCAATGGAGTAGTGCTTGTGGATGGCGGTGAGCATCTCGTGGGACGCCAGCCGGTCGGCGACCTCGAAGGTGCCGGTGGTATCCATGTTCGCTGCGATGACCGGCACCCCGGTCCATTCGTGCCGGCTATGCAGGAACTTGAAGTGCCGCTGCAGGTCCACCTGCGAACGGCTCTTGAGATTGGACCGCTTGGGTCTGATGAGGACATCGCTGAAACCGAGCTTTATGTCGCTTTCCAGGAACATCTTATTTCTCCT
Proteins encoded in this region:
- the glmU gene encoding bifunctional UDP-N-acetylglucosamine diphosphorylase/glucosamine-1-phosphate N-acetyltransferase GlmU is translated as MGNKISAIVLAAGMGTRMKSDLVKVMHLVAGVPMIQWPVAAAFASGVERCVLVVGHQQEKVRELFAGRGEVSFALQSEQLGTGHAVRCAMTELDPGADTVLILCGDTPLLEAQSLAGMLKAHRETKACITVMTATLGNPFGYGRIVKDATGKVSAITEEKDATEKERLIDEVNAGVYCIDRAFLEKAIATIKNDNAQGEYYLTDVVRQAAQHGLSCLSYKVADPREISGVNDRAQMAEAARVLRGRINRELMLSGVTMIDPETVYIDRGVRIGRDSVVYPGATIEGNTVIGERCVIGQGSLIQNCSIADDVVVKAGSVLEDSKVGPEAAIGPMAHLRAGTELSAHVKIGNFVETKKTFMGEGSKASHLTYLGDATIGRDVNIGCGTITCNYDGVKKHKTVIEDGVFVGSDVQLVAPVTVGRNSLIAAGTTVTKDIPADSLAIARSPQVNKEGYMLRKK
- a CDS encoding GMP reductase, translating into MFLESDIKLGFSDVLIRPKRSNLKSRSQVDLQRHFKFLHSRHEWTGVPVIAANMDTTGTFEVADRLASHEMLTAIHKHYSIAEWDAYLASRNDDIYPRIMVSTGTSEADFEKVSAILGKHPKLEFICIDVANGYAESFVEFVAKMREAYAEKTIVAGNVVTGEMVEELLLSGADIVKVGIGPGSVCTTRVKAGVGYPQLSAVIECADAAHGLGGRIISDGGCTCPGDVAKAFGGGADFVMLGGMFAGHDECGGQLLERGGRQFKLFYGMSSTTAMDKHAGGVASYRASEGKTVEVPYRGPIDETVRDVLGGVRSACTYVGASALKELTKRTTFIRVQEQENRIFG
- a CDS encoding cytochrome c3 family protein; protein product: MVHVFTRLIPLLLLLLLSQPAFAAQGLAIDPATCLGCHGDKISAEKMAVSVHGKNGCTSCHVEIVELAKHMKGEIKVGKVKCVRCHKKEAAEHALSVHAEKGVQCAGCHTDMHSHTSWNKDKRRVLAKCVQCHSDEKGFLTSVHGKGVIAGNQDSAACNDCHNLHEIKALGNPNSHTNREFHTKVCLRCHADAKLVERNHISEVAVKSYMESYHGKNYRLGYPEKVAGCADCHTAHGILPSKDPNSSVNPNNLVKTCSKCHDKAKTPFTKFYAHGEHNDREKYPILFYTFIAMTGLLVGTFAVFWVHTLLWMIRGFVENREKAAALEEGVILHHVPEGHKQYRRFKRVHVFMHLLVIISFLGLSLTGLPLKFSDQVWAKFLMDLYGGAPNAAAFHRVCAGITFVYFSMALAMSIHFLFIRKDIKGNPLQRLFGPDSLCPNLRDISDVVGMVRWFFFKGPKPAFERWTYWEKFDFIAVFWGMFAIGGSGLMLWFPEFFGMFLPGWAFNVATIIHSDEALLATGFIFSVHFFNTHGRPEKFPMDFVIFNGQMSKHEFVEERGDQWARYEKEGITEKFAAKKSSGIFYDFCLKAFGFTALFIGITLLMLMVYAFMHPHH
- a CDS encoding MXAN_5187 C-terminal domain-containing protein, which produces MGIQDDIARLEVDLRELIIKYEQYFFGIEKREPLRLLDTVERAVRRYQNVSIPNTSQRFKYESLVSTLSVHKQKWTRTNRLIEEGKFQRDRFRMSLHQKDTPKEPTVAAPTTKSTNDSQLENVYQQYIDARRACNLPVENVTREKVAEAISRQKPALMEKYRCKDVDFVVVIEGGKPSLKARPKNS
- a CDS encoding sulfurtransferase, whose translation is MAGKHLVRLLSVLALIISLAGTSWAKQQQGYKGYARGSALITAKELKQLIDAKDKKLVIIAAENDVEYRLGHIPGSFQVDRPAYEAPAATQNGVTGNLIDAAGFTKLAQELGINKDSKVVVYDTKYDATRLWWAFLYYGKGDVRVLDGGIKAWKDAGYDTAILAPDAARAGAFVAKVALPRSRVETPEILALKDPAKGQLWDNRDRKEYCGEELKKGAYRKGRIPWGKHSDWAIFKKKENAGEWLTAAEAQAILKKLGVDGKKDQYFFCQSGVRSTQAMFTFYLLGYPLNKLHNYDSSWIGWSKDASLPIETGCDLNPAVATAR
- the glmS gene encoding glutamine--fructose-6-phosphate transaminase (isomerizing), with amino-acid sequence MCGIVGFTGRQEATSIIIEGLRRLEYRGYDSAGICTISDGKASIRRSEGKLSNLEKLLAASPVTGTVGIGHTRWATHGRPSEINAHPHQAGPIVVVHNGIIENYLQLREELKGQGHVFKSETDTEVISHLIDQRLKSCDSFEQAVREALAVLKGAYAICIVSENDPDEMIAAKLGSPMVVGIGDGEFYVASDIPAILSHTRSMIFMEDGEMVVFKGGSATFSNVAGGVLNKVPRHIDWSAHMAEKGGYKHFMLKEIFEQPRAVRDTIAGRLREEQGDVYLEDLSLNDAALKGINRICIIACGTSWHAALVGKFLIEEHCRVPVEVDIASEFRYRNPVVDENTLVMLISQSGETADTLAAMRESKRRGGKCVAICNVVDSSIAREADGVIYTHAGPEIGVASTKAFVTQLIALYLFTIRLGRSREVMSLEEGRDLIAAVVRVPALMEEALKLNEQVEKVARNYLQARDFLYLGRGMNYPIALEGALKLKEISYIHAEGYAAGEMKHGPIALIDEHMPVVVLVPKGPNYDKVFSNMEEVIARGGRVIAVCSEGDQEVKDKVEVALEIPEDGCNVSPLILSIPMQLLAYHVAVLKGTDVDQPRNLAKSVTVE
- a CDS encoding B12-binding domain-containing radical SAM protein, encoding MNITLIAIHPERSPQAVPLACAFLKEALLADASLRGKVEAEVLEFFQGDDPARCAESIAQAKPQLVAFSVYVWSRESAIETARELRSRVPGVVICAGGAEPTANPAGLLETGLFDFLVRGEGEGSFLQAVKLLAQGAMPQGVPGVVLPGEAPGALPAPLDLEQIPSPYLSGQLDPTVPGGALWQLSRGCDFACAFCYDHKGNGGVRRFALKRIEAELRLFARLQVPQVFVLDSTFNKVPQRAKEILRLIRKLAPGVHFHFEVRSEFIDAEMAELFASITCSLQIGLQSADPAVLRGVGRGFDRDDFVMRASLLNRTGAIFGFDLIYGLPGDSLKLFRSSLDFALSLYPNHLDIFPLAVLPGTRLNGKADALGLEHLKVPPYTVLSTPTFSAKELKEASALAAACDVFYSRGKAVAWFNAVACSLKLSPSAFLAGFAHLLGERGGERGKGDRGRGDLGAAAAVPDRSFPAEEEGAPAPPGAGPRRLPPLLC